In Cytobacillus oceanisediminis, the following proteins share a genomic window:
- a CDS encoding UbiD family decarboxylase yields the protein MNPVTMRALLDRWESRGLLHRVKKEVDPLYELGAVINTKNGRQPFLFERIKGYQSSMAAGLGGDRELMADSMGITSSELIPKIIESIVNPIPTTLRQTGPVQENLVTGEFDLADLFPIPTYHAEDSGAYYVAGILVVKDLSGRKRYTSIRRMQYLGGNRTNILITSPELMEQYAHYESIGEPMEVAVMFGVVPAVVLSSQISTHLYHTDKLDVAGALLGQSLDVVQCKMVDLEVLADAEIVLEGKMLPFERELEGPFGELAGYYGTRTPQPIVEFSAVTYRNNAISQTIFPSSYEERLPMALVREATLLSTVRQVVPNIKAVHIPMGGVARYHAVIQIEKKHDGDGKQAALAAFASDKDLKHVVVVNDDVDIFDSDDVEWAIATRVQAGDDIFIVQGAKGSPLESSHHLKGVSDKMGIDATYPLGKEELFKRTSIPIEVNLEDYL from the coding sequence CAGTGATTAATACGAAAAATGGAAGACAGCCTTTTTTATTTGAAAGAATCAAAGGCTATCAATCTTCCATGGCTGCCGGTTTGGGAGGAGATAGAGAGCTGATGGCAGACAGCATGGGAATCACCTCATCTGAACTTATTCCTAAAATCATCGAATCAATTGTTAATCCTATTCCGACGACTTTAAGGCAAACTGGTCCTGTTCAGGAGAATCTTGTGACCGGGGAATTTGATCTGGCAGATTTGTTTCCTATCCCAACCTATCATGCAGAAGACTCAGGAGCTTATTATGTAGCAGGAATACTGGTGGTTAAAGACTTATCCGGCAGAAAAAGGTATACCTCGATTCGCAGGATGCAATATCTTGGCGGTAATCGAACGAACATTCTCATAACCTCCCCGGAGCTGATGGAGCAATATGCCCATTATGAAAGCATCGGCGAACCGATGGAAGTGGCTGTTATGTTTGGTGTAGTTCCAGCTGTTGTCTTAAGTTCTCAGATCAGTACGCATTTGTATCATACCGACAAATTGGATGTAGCAGGTGCACTGCTTGGCCAGTCTCTGGATGTCGTTCAGTGCAAAATGGTGGATTTGGAAGTACTGGCTGATGCGGAAATCGTTCTGGAAGGCAAAATGCTGCCATTTGAAAGAGAACTGGAAGGGCCGTTTGGCGAACTGGCCGGTTATTATGGCACCAGAACGCCTCAGCCGATAGTAGAATTTTCAGCCGTTACTTACCGTAATAACGCTATCTCACAGACTATTTTTCCATCAAGCTATGAAGAAAGGCTGCCAATGGCGCTAGTCAGGGAAGCCACACTTTTAAGCACCGTCAGGCAGGTTGTTCCAAATATCAAAGCTGTACATATCCCGATGGGCGGGGTGGCTCGCTATCATGCAGTCATACAAATTGAGAAGAAACATGATGGTGACGGAAAACAGGCAGCACTTGCAGCTTTTGCAAGCGATAAGGATTTAAAGCATGTAGTTGTTGTGAATGATGACGTCGATATCTTTGATTCAGATGATGTTGAATGGGCTATAGCGACAAGAGTACAGGCGGGGGATGACATTTTTATCGTACAGGGTGCGAAGGGATCACCGCTCGAGTCTTCCCATCATTTAAAAGGAGTGAGTGATAAGATGGGCATCGACGCCACCTATCCGCTTGGAAAAGAAGAGTTATTTAAAAGGACTTCAATCCCCATTGAAGTGAATCTCGAAGACTATCTTTAA
- a CDS encoding BMC domain-containing protein translates to MKAIGLIETRGLTAAIEALDSMAKAANVSLVDLKRVGSGLVTVIIEGDVAAVTAAVEVGKTAHTMAGGELVSANVIPRPHSELRKIL, encoded by the coding sequence ATGAAGGCAATTGGCTTGATAGAAACAAGAGGCTTGACAGCAGCTATTGAAGCGCTGGACTCAATGGCAAAAGCAGCAAATGTCAGCTTAGTTGATTTAAAGAGAGTCGGATCCGGACTTGTCACCGTCATTATTGAAGGGGATGTTGCAGCAGTCACAGCTGCTGTTGAGGTTGGGAAGACTGCTCACACCATGGCTGGAGGAGAACTGGTTTCGGCCAATGTTATACCCCGCCCTCATTCAGAACTTCGCAAAATTCTATAA
- a CDS encoding BMC domain-containing protein, with amino-acid sequence MQALGLIETVGYSTAVSAADAAVKAADVEIVGIEKVIGVDGYLGVTIHFNGDVAAVKSAVDAGVSSAERIGKVISAHVIPRAHSEVAGKLLPQFKLKEMHMETDAEKKDKAEEEPNGKKQAKELNEHNENNNDKPSV; translated from the coding sequence TTGCAAGCATTGGGTTTGATTGAAACCGTTGGTTATTCAACAGCAGTTTCTGCAGCAGATGCAGCCGTAAAAGCAGCAGATGTAGAAATTGTAGGAATTGAAAAAGTAATAGGTGTGGATGGCTATCTGGGCGTCACAATTCATTTTAACGGCGATGTGGCAGCTGTAAAGTCTGCAGTCGATGCCGGTGTGAGTTCAGCAGAGAGAATAGGGAAAGTAATTTCTGCTCATGTTATCCCGCGTGCTCACAGTGAAGTAGCCGGGAAGCTGCTTCCGCAATTTAAGCTGAAAGAAATGCATATGGAAACAGATGCTGAAAAAAAGGATAAAGCTGAAGAAGAGCCGAATGGAAAAAAGCAAGCTAAAGAACTAAATGAACATAACGAAAATAATAATGACAAACCATCAGTTTAA
- a CDS encoding BMC domain-containing protein, which produces MGEALGLIETKGLVGAVEAADAMVKAANVEICGYEKVGFGLVTVMVRGDVGAVKAATDAGAEAASRVGELISVHVIPRPHSEVERALLSKNIGE; this is translated from the coding sequence ATGGGTGAAGCATTGGGATTAATCGAGACGAAAGGTCTTGTCGGCGCAGTTGAGGCAGCGGATGCAATGGTTAAGGCAGCAAACGTGGAGATCTGCGGATATGAAAAAGTGGGATTTGGACTTGTAACAGTTATGGTCAGAGGAGATGTCGGAGCCGTTAAAGCTGCCACTGATGCAGGTGCTGAAGCTGCCAGCAGAGTAGGAGAACTCATCTCGGTCCATGTCATTCCAAGACCGCACAGCGAAGTTGAAAGAGCTCTATTATCAAAAAATATCGGTGAATAA
- a CDS encoding EutN/CcmL family microcompartment protein, with protein MQMGIVVGRVTATRKDDNLVGTKLLITQPIGLDGSMLPNPIITVDTVGAGIGEKVIYVTGSMASRAVQNKDAPIDAAIIGIIDSVEGMETGG; from the coding sequence ATGCAAATGGGAATAGTGGTTGGCCGTGTAACTGCCACAAGAAAAGATGATAATCTGGTGGGCACAAAACTATTAATTACCCAGCCTATAGGATTGGACGGCTCAATGTTACCGAACCCCATTATAACCGTTGATACTGTTGGTGCCGGCATTGGCGAGAAAGTCATCTATGTGACTGGAAGCATGGCATCAAGAGCGGTTCAGAATAAAGATGCTCCTATCGATGCTGCCATTATCGGAATTATTGACAGTGTAGAAGGAATGGAAACAGGGGGTTAA
- a CDS encoding adenine deaminase, which yields MDAKNIKKAVQYRKLIDVLLDSSQYADVVLKGGYFINVITREIYEADVAMKGEYILMAGDAKDLIGPKTKVENIQGKFVCPGFIDSHMHFESAMLTCTEFSKLSIPTGTTTLIGDPHEIGNVLGVHGMQAMIEEAKTLPNRVLFTVPCAVPDAPGLETSGFDVTSKDMKELLADPYVQGIGEIQSFSNIGPVYEHAPELIDDLVAAVSYANSIGKTVEGNAPGLFGKELAAHIISGGNHVSCHETTTKEETVEKLRNGVSVFMREGSSQRNMADCIRAITEDGLDSRRAILVSDDMVPADLLNFGHMNDIVRRTIAVGIDPVEAIQMATINPATHFGFKDVGVIAPGKRADVVVISDLNNMTIDQVYLAGKKAAEKGELTIDIAPYIYPESVKKSVKRKPVTVKELAIEAPGSRAKVRAIEAIPFQNLTGGSEFTLNVKDGIVQPCLKQDVLPLLVVERHGRTGKIGKTFLHGFDLKSGAIAESVAHDTHNIIVTGTNYEDMVTAVNRVIAMDGGIAMIKDSKVVGDLPLRIGGLMTDELTGKEMSEKVDELSQLAKEVLGCGMEVPFMHLSFWSLVTSPKWKITDMGLIDVDKFEVIPTIIN from the coding sequence ATGGATGCAAAAAATATCAAAAAGGCAGTGCAATACCGCAAGCTTATTGATGTATTGCTTGATTCCAGCCAGTATGCAGATGTAGTTCTGAAAGGGGGATACTTTATTAATGTGATCACCCGGGAGATCTATGAAGCAGACGTAGCGATGAAAGGCGAATATATTTTAATGGCAGGGGACGCAAAGGACTTAATTGGGCCAAAAACGAAAGTGGAAAACATTCAGGGGAAATTCGTTTGTCCAGGGTTCATTGATTCTCATATGCATTTTGAGAGTGCGATGCTGACTTGTACGGAATTCTCCAAGCTTTCCATTCCGACAGGAACCACCACGCTGATTGGTGATCCGCATGAAATTGGGAACGTCCTGGGTGTTCACGGAATGCAGGCAATGATTGAAGAAGCTAAGACACTTCCAAACCGGGTATTATTTACGGTGCCTTGTGCTGTGCCTGATGCTCCAGGACTTGAAACATCCGGCTTTGATGTGACATCAAAGGATATGAAAGAGCTTTTGGCAGACCCATATGTGCAGGGAATTGGGGAAATTCAAAGCTTCAGCAATATCGGGCCCGTATATGAGCATGCACCGGAATTAATAGACGACCTTGTTGCCGCAGTTTCATATGCAAACAGCATAGGGAAGACGGTTGAAGGGAACGCGCCGGGATTGTTTGGAAAAGAGCTTGCAGCCCATATTATCAGCGGAGGGAACCATGTGTCCTGCCATGAAACTACGACGAAAGAAGAAACAGTGGAAAAGCTTCGCAATGGTGTAAGTGTGTTCATGCGTGAAGGCTCCTCCCAGAGAAATATGGCAGACTGCATCAGGGCTATTACAGAGGATGGACTGGATTCCCGCCGTGCAATCCTTGTATCGGACGATATGGTGCCTGCTGATCTGTTAAATTTCGGACATATGAACGATATTGTCCGCAGAACCATTGCAGTAGGGATTGATCCAGTGGAAGCCATCCAAATGGCGACCATTAATCCGGCCACCCATTTTGGCTTTAAGGATGTGGGGGTAATTGCACCAGGCAAAAGAGCAGATGTTGTCGTGATCAGCGATCTGAACAATATGACAATTGATCAGGTATACCTGGCAGGGAAAAAAGCAGCTGAAAAAGGCGAATTAACCATAGATATTGCTCCTTACATATATCCGGAAAGTGTGAAAAAGTCAGTGAAGCGGAAGCCTGTAACAGTGAAGGAACTCGCTATTGAAGCTCCAGGAAGCCGTGCAAAAGTAAGGGCAATTGAAGCTATACCTTTTCAGAACTTAACTGGCGGAAGCGAATTCACATTGAATGTCAAAGACGGCATTGTGCAGCCGTGCCTAAAGCAGGATGTTCTGCCTCTGCTGGTTGTTGAACGCCATGGCAGAACCGGAAAAATCGGCAAGACGTTTCTTCATGGCTTTGATTTGAAAAGCGGAGCCATAGCAGAAAGTGTTGCTCATGATACACACAATATCATTGTAACAGGAACTAACTACGAAGATATGGTCACGGCGGTGAACCGTGTCATTGCCATGGATGGCGGAATAGCCATGATAAAGGATAGCAAAGTAGTAGGTGATCTTCCTCTCCGGATTGGCGGATTAATGACAGATGAATTAACTGGAAAAGAAATGAGTGAAAAGGTCGATGAATTGTCGCAGCTTGCCAAAGAAGTTCTTGGCTGCGGTATGGAAGTTCCCTTTATGCATTTATCATTCTGGTCATTGGTAACAAGCCCTAAATGGAAAATTACAGATATGGGGCTTATTGATGTAGATAAGTTTGAGGTCATTCCAACCATTATTAATTGA
- a CDS encoding cyclase family protein, giving the protein MGVKLVDLTQEIYQGMPVFPLHQKTMIFPNISHEESEKQIGFMFATNNLLINEHGPTHSDATYEYDPNGQYIDEMPLEYFYGPAVCLDVSHIKPHQYITDRDLEDALRKSQQFIEKGDIVLLYTGHYNRSYGTDKWLTTYTGLDYQAAKWLAEKGAVNIGIDAPAIDHPDDPKYSGHLICREYGITNTENLCNLDQIAGMRFLYFGLPLRIRKGTGSPIRAVAVFIE; this is encoded by the coding sequence ATGGGAGTTAAGCTTGTAGATTTAACGCAGGAAATTTATCAGGGGATGCCTGTTTTTCCCCTTCATCAGAAAACAATGATCTTCCCGAATATCTCCCACGAAGAAAGTGAAAAGCAAATTGGGTTTATGTTTGCAACTAATAATCTATTAATCAATGAACATGGTCCAACTCATAGTGATGCAACTTATGAATATGATCCAAACGGCCAATACATCGATGAAATGCCGCTTGAGTATTTTTACGGGCCAGCAGTTTGCCTGGACGTATCCCATATCAAGCCCCATCAATATATTACAGACCGTGACCTCGAGGATGCACTGAGGAAATCACAGCAGTTTATTGAAAAAGGAGATATCGTCCTCCTCTATACAGGCCACTACAATCGGTCTTATGGTACTGATAAATGGCTCACCACGTATACTGGCCTGGATTATCAGGCAGCAAAATGGCTGGCTGAAAAAGGTGCAGTCAATATAGGCATTGATGCTCCGGCCATTGACCATCCGGATGATCCAAAGTACTCCGGACATCTTATTTGCCGTGAATACGGAATAACAAATACGGAAAATCTCTGCAATCTCGACCAGATCGCAGGCATGCGATTTCTATATTTCGGACTCCCTCTCAGAATTCGGAAAGGAACGGGATCTCCGATTCGTGCGGTTGCAGTTTTCATTGAATAA
- a CDS encoding DUF1989 domain-containing protein, with protein MKEVFNRGKIRDEIIIPPYEGRSALIHKGEELIIIDMEGKQVGDFVCFNYEDPGEHVSPVHMRASLSSIRLKTGDWLYSNRRRPLMQLLEDTVGKHDFFFPACDYYRYKVDFDKEDHPNCHDNIADALKKYNIHPPIIPDPINIFMNNVLDDAGDYVIAEPLSKPGDYIRLKALCDVVIACTTCSQDMAPVNGFKVTPIKMQIMEADS; from the coding sequence ATGAAAGAGGTTTTTAACAGAGGCAAGATCCGGGACGAAATTATTATCCCGCCGTATGAAGGAAGAAGCGCACTGATTCACAAAGGGGAAGAGCTGATTATTATTGATATGGAAGGAAAACAGGTTGGGGACTTTGTCTGCTTTAACTATGAAGATCCCGGGGAACATGTTTCACCTGTCCATATGCGGGCTTCACTAAGCAGCATACGGCTTAAAACGGGAGACTGGCTTTACAGCAACCGCCGCCGTCCGCTAATGCAGCTGTTGGAAGATACTGTTGGAAAACATGATTTCTTCTTTCCGGCATGTGATTATTACCGCTACAAAGTTGATTTCGACAAAGAGGACCACCCTAATTGCCATGATAATATTGCGGATGCATTGAAAAAGTATAATATTCATCCTCCGATTATTCCGGATCCCATTAATATCTTTATGAATAATGTCCTTGATGATGCCGGGGATTATGTCATTGCAGAACCCCTTTCCAAGCCTGGCGATTACATAAGGCTGAAAGCACTGTGCGATGTTGTCATTGCCTGTACAACTTGTTCCCAGGACATGGCGCCTGTTAATGGGTTTAAAGTGACCCCTATTAAAATGCAAATTATGGAGGCAGATTCATGA
- a CDS encoding M20 family metallopeptidase, whose protein sequence is MNDIQFLQHLLQIDSSNPPGNEHLVTEAFINRCKQNGLPFKVTMLDETRSNFEVTLPGKSGKQLFLCGHMDTVSPGTGEWVYSPFSGEIANGRIYGRGASDMKSGLAAMFLALEELYLSNILPPADVTFLATAGEEVDSCGARVFLNENDGRKIDALVIAEPTNEKIVIGHKGALWLEITAYGKTSHGSMPEQGINAVDHMLKIIRVLDEMKNEWKTEKKPLGQSSLAVTMIEGGVQTNVIPDKCSIRADIRTVPPQSHSHFINKLKSKLDVLLDQGEIYKYSVEPLLDRPSILTDPARDIIQIAQMVKGESEADHYGVSYYTDGAVLNPRSEIPTLIYGPGDEKLAHQPNEWVSLAAYQRSIQFYRQLIMSYGTLEPSEVTPMRGGGRN, encoded by the coding sequence ATGAATGATATTCAGTTTCTTCAGCATCTGCTCCAAATTGACAGCTCCAATCCGCCCGGAAACGAGCATTTAGTGACTGAAGCTTTTATTAACAGATGCAAGCAAAATGGTCTGCCGTTTAAAGTGACCATGCTTGATGAGACTCGAAGCAATTTTGAAGTTACGCTGCCAGGAAAAAGCGGTAAACAGCTATTCTTATGCGGCCATATGGATACAGTTTCACCTGGAACAGGAGAATGGGTTTACTCCCCTTTTTCAGGGGAAATCGCAAATGGCCGGATTTATGGCAGAGGAGCTTCTGATATGAAAAGCGGCCTTGCAGCAATGTTCCTGGCTTTGGAGGAGCTGTATCTTTCAAATATTCTTCCGCCAGCAGACGTTACCTTTTTGGCAACAGCAGGGGAAGAAGTTGACAGCTGCGGTGCCAGGGTTTTTTTAAACGAAAATGATGGCCGAAAAATTGATGCACTTGTCATTGCCGAACCGACAAATGAAAAAATTGTGATTGGCCATAAGGGAGCCCTTTGGCTTGAGATCACAGCTTATGGAAAAACCTCTCACGGTTCCATGCCGGAACAGGGAATCAATGCAGTAGATCATATGCTGAAAATAATCCGGGTATTGGATGAAATGAAAAATGAATGGAAGACAGAAAAGAAGCCCCTCGGACAAAGCAGCCTGGCTGTTACCATGATTGAAGGCGGAGTGCAGACTAATGTCATTCCGGATAAATGCAGCATCAGAGCAGATATTAGAACAGTTCCCCCTCAATCCCATTCCCATTTTATAAACAAGCTAAAATCCAAACTAGATGTTCTATTGGATCAGGGCGAAATTTATAAATACAGTGTTGAACCCCTTCTTGACCGTCCATCTATTTTAACTGATCCTGCTCGGGACATTATTCAAATTGCGCAGATGGTAAAGGGCGAATCGGAAGCGGACCATTACGGGGTGTCCTACTATACAGATGGTGCTGTACTTAATCCAAGGAGTGAAATTCCTACCTTGATTTATGGCCCAGGTGATGAAAAGCTCGCGCATCAGCCAAATGAGTGGGTTAGTCTGGCGGCATATCAGCGCTCCATTCAATTTTACAGACAGCTTATTATGTCATATGGAACGCTGGAGCCGTCAGAAGTAACTCCAATGCGAGGGGGAGGAAGAAATTGA
- a CDS encoding 5'-deoxyadenosine deaminase — MSSILIKNAEIITMNAAEEIIFGDLYIVDDRIAEIGQNLTHNADKVIDASGKTIIPGFIQTHIHLCQTLFRGQADDLELLDWLKQKIWPLEASHDEESIYYSAMLGIGELLQSGTTTVVDMETVNHTEYAFQAIAESGIRALAGKVMMDKGDEVPVPLRENTSKSIQQSVDLLERWHNRDNGRIQYAFCPRFVVSCTEELLTNVRDLSAQYNVRVHTHASENANEILLVERELGMRNVVYLDSIGLANERLILAHCVWLNEDEKRIIKERGVKVSHCPGSNLKLASGVAEIPSLLDQEAFVSLGADGAPCNNNLDMFNEMRLAAIIQKPVHGPTAMNARTVFRMATIGGAKAVGMEQEIGSLEPGKKADLAILNLNDFHVYPSFDIDTISRIVYSATRADVESTIVNGKIVMENRKLNTVDKEMVLKEANSSIKRLLKRLETAVY; from the coding sequence TTGAGCAGTATTCTGATAAAAAACGCTGAAATTATTACAATGAATGCAGCTGAAGAAATCATTTTCGGAGACTTATATATTGTAGATGACCGCATTGCCGAAATTGGACAGAACTTAACACATAACGCAGATAAAGTAATCGATGCCAGCGGAAAGACGATCATTCCAGGATTTATTCAGACACATATCCATCTGTGCCAGACATTATTCCGCGGGCAGGCTGATGATTTGGAGCTTCTTGATTGGCTGAAGCAAAAGATCTGGCCGCTTGAGGCTTCGCATGATGAAGAGTCCATCTATTATTCTGCTATGCTCGGAATTGGCGAATTGCTCCAGAGCGGAACAACAACTGTAGTGGACATGGAAACGGTTAATCATACCGAATATGCCTTTCAGGCCATTGCCGAAAGCGGCATACGGGCACTTGCCGGAAAGGTCATGATGGATAAAGGGGATGAGGTCCCTGTTCCGTTAAGAGAAAATACCTCCAAGTCCATCCAGCAAAGCGTGGATCTCCTTGAAAGATGGCATAACCGTGATAACGGACGCATACAATATGCCTTCTGTCCCCGATTTGTCGTTTCCTGCACAGAGGAATTGCTGACAAATGTCAGGGATCTCTCTGCACAGTACAATGTAAGAGTTCATACTCATGCATCGGAAAATGCCAATGAAATTCTGCTTGTTGAAAGAGAACTGGGCATGCGGAATGTAGTTTACCTGGACAGCATTGGGCTTGCCAATGAAAGGCTGATACTGGCCCATTGTGTTTGGCTTAATGAAGATGAAAAAAGAATCATTAAAGAGCGGGGCGTAAAGGTCAGCCATTGTCCGGGATCCAATCTAAAGCTGGCATCAGGTGTGGCAGAAATTCCATCCTTATTGGATCAAGAGGCTTTTGTAAGCCTGGGGGCGGATGGGGCTCCCTGCAATAACAATCTGGATATGTTTAATGAAATGAGACTGGCTGCCATCATTCAGAAGCCTGTGCACGGACCAACAGCAATGAATGCGAGAACCGTCTTCAGAATGGCGACGATCGGCGGAGCTAAGGCAGTTGGAATGGAACAGGAAATCGGAAGTCTGGAGCCCGGAAAGAAAGCAGACCTTGCTATCCTTAATCTGAATGATTTTCATGTATATCCGTCATTTGATATCGATACTATCTCGAGGATAGTCTATTCAGCCACTCGTGCAGATGTAGAATCTACCATTGTCAATGGGAAAATTGTGATGGAAAATCGGAAGCTGAACACAGTTGATAAAGAAATGGTTTTAAAAGAAGCGAACTCCAGCATAAAAAGGCTGCTCAAAAGATTAGAGACAGCAGTTTATTAA
- a CDS encoding GNAT family N-acetyltransferase, protein MKAEILDHANLMQASEFIAELNALPECHIGYLGTSQNDIYQSLEEMNRDAVSAAFIVWEGDALAGFLGADADLNKGTAELWGPFIQENELMRLLWEKALHYFEGKLHTYFIFADTSNHAAAEFASKNGFRLQSAQTYMELKDNSSNGLRKVSLLPIHFHSEFIHLHDTLFPHTYYSGKEIIERMNDDHKVYTSLDADGLNGYLYAEYNREEKEGSIEFIGVDPNKRMKGIGRNLLEMAIHDLFMNSGAKSIKLCVETTNEKALSIYKKAGFKVERSLNFYKLDIRE, encoded by the coding sequence GTGAAAGCCGAAATTTTAGATCATGCAAATCTAATGCAGGCTTCTGAGTTTATTGCAGAATTGAACGCCTTGCCAGAGTGTCATATAGGGTATTTGGGGACCAGTCAAAACGATATTTATCAAAGTCTGGAAGAAATGAATCGTGATGCCGTATCAGCTGCATTTATTGTCTGGGAGGGTGATGCTCTTGCTGGTTTTCTGGGTGCAGATGCCGATCTTAATAAAGGGACAGCGGAGTTATGGGGACCTTTTATACAGGAAAATGAACTTATGAGACTACTATGGGAAAAAGCACTCCATTATTTTGAAGGAAAGCTGCATACATACTTTATATTTGCAGATACATCCAACCATGCGGCAGCCGAATTTGCATCAAAAAACGGATTTAGGCTGCAATCGGCTCAAACATACATGGAACTGAAAGATAATTCAAGCAATGGTTTAAGAAAGGTCAGTTTATTGCCGATTCACTTTCATAGTGAATTTATTCATTTGCATGATACCTTATTTCCTCATACATATTATTCAGGAAAAGAGATTATCGAAAGAATGAATGATGATCATAAAGTCTATACATCTCTTGATGCTGATGGATTAAATGGCTATTTATATGCAGAATACAATCGTGAAGAAAAAGAAGGAAGCATTGAATTCATTGGTGTGGATCCCAATAAGCGCATGAAGGGGATTGGACGGAATTTGCTTGAAATGGCGATTCATGATCTTTTTATGAATAGTGGAGCCAAAAGCATTAAGCTTTGTGTAGAGACAACAAACGAGAAAGCGCTGTCTATTTATAAAAAAGCAGGGTTTAAAGTTGAGAGATCATTGAATTTTTATAAGCTTGATATTCGGGAATAA
- a CDS encoding CoA-binding protein, translated as MAIENPSRDEIGVLLKKAKRIAVVGLSGNPERTSYMVSEAMQKAGYEIIPVNPSVDEVLGVKAVPSLKDIEGHVDIVNVFRRSEFLPEIAREFAEIDADIFWAQLGVANQEAYDFLKEKGYIVIMDRCIKVEHALTK; from the coding sequence ATGGCTATTGAAAACCCAAGCAGGGACGAAATCGGTGTCCTCTTAAAAAAGGCAAAGCGGATTGCTGTTGTAGGATTAAGCGGAAATCCTGAACGCACATCCTATATGGTATCAGAGGCGATGCAAAAAGCTGGATATGAAATCATTCCGGTTAATCCGTCTGTTGATGAAGTTCTTGGTGTAAAGGCAGTGCCTAGTCTTAAAGACATCGAGGGGCATGTGGATATCGTTAATGTATTCAGGCGATCTGAGTTTCTTCCGGAAATCGCGCGGGAATTTGCTGAAATAGATGCTGATATCTTCTGGGCTCAGCTTGGAGTGGCAAACCAGGAAGCATATGATTTTCTAAAAGAAAAAGGGTACATTGTCATCATGGACCGCTGCATTAAAGTTGAACATGCTCTGACGAAGTAA